The sequence below is a genomic window from Lelliottia sp. JS-SCA-14.
GCATCAACAAAGACTTTACGAATATCCGCAACGGTCTGAACGGTCTGGGTTTTCTGTACGGCTTCAAACATTGGCGCCGTCACCTGATCTTCCACGCCCAGCGCCAAAGCAACCGCCCAGGCTTGCGTCAGATCTTTACCCAAAGGACCCAGGAATTCGACATGATACTTGGTCATTTTGGTGCCTTCAGGCAGCTTTTTCTTCACGTTATCGGAAACGTGCAGAACTTCTTCAAACTGGTAGCAGTGCGGGCAATAGAATGAGAAGAACTCCAGCACCTGAGGCTCACCGGCGACCGGCTTTTCAAGGGTAGTGAACTGCTTGCCATCGCTGAATTGAGCAGCAGATGCGCTAAATGCCAGAATCATACCTGCCAGCGCCAGCCATATTTTTTTCATGATCAACTTTCTCCTGATGTGTCCGATTAATACATTGGCGTTAATTGTAGTGGCGGTTCCTGCAGAACCTTAACTTGCTGAATAAAGGTGGTTGTCTGGCTGCGCCAGTAATCTTCCCCGGTCAGCCATGGGAAGTTTTTAGGAAACGCGGGATCGTCCCAACGCCTGATTAACCATGCGAGATAATATACAAATCGCATGGCGCGTAAAGGTTCAATCAGGGCGATTTCGTCTGAATTGAAGGGGCTAAACTCTTCATAGGCTTCAATGATGGTTTCGAGCTGCATGCGCTGTTCGGCTTTATCACCATTAAGCAGCATCCAGAGATCCTGAATCGCTGGCCCCATGCGGGCATCGTCAAGATCCACAAATAGCGGGCCGTCGCGCCAGAGGATATTCCCGGCGTGGCAGTCGCCGTGCAGGCGCAGAATGTCCGTTTGATCGTCCCAGCGCTCAGTCACCGCCGCAATAAGCGCATCGGTGGCTTTCAGGAAATCCGCTTTCAATGCCTTCGGAATGAGTGTTGATGTTTCGAACACCTGGCGGGGTTCGGTCAAATATTCCTGAATCCCGATCGTAGGGCGTACGTTGAAGGTTTTTTTACGTCCCGTCTGATGGATTCGTCCCAGATAACGGGCAACCCACTCCATCTGATCGATATTATCCGCCTCAAACTGGCGGCCACCCAGGCTCGGAAAAACAGCAAAGTAATATCCCTGATGCGTGAGCAGTGACTGGTTATTAAACTGAATGGGTGCGGCAACCGGAACATCATCGTTGACCAAATCGAGAGCGAACTGATGCTCTTCCTGAATTTGCTCAGCCGACCATCGCTTTGGGCGATAAAATTTAACGACGAAGCGCTGACGATCCTCGTCCTGGAATTGATAGACGCGGTTTTCGTAGCTGTTTAAGGGAGTTAGCCCGGAATCCACCCGAATACCCTTTTCGAAGAGGGCATCCATAATGGTATCCGGGTTTAATGTCTGGAAAGTAAAAGCCGTGTCGTTCATCCGATCATCCGGAAATTATACGAATGATTCAGGATATCATTTCACAGCGATTTCGGTGGCGCCGCTTACAAGGTTTTACTCTTTAATTACGCCACGGGCGCGCAACAGCGCGGTTTTGAAATCTTCCTCATAGTCTTTCTTAATGCCCGGAATAGCAGCATCTTTATCAGAATCACGCATTTTGAGATGGTAGATCAGGATGTCATCAGAAAGGTCGGTCAGTTCACCGTCATAACCTGACTCTTTCGCCAGTTTCTGTAAAAATTGCATTAGGTTGAGCTCAGGCTCTTTTTGCCAGGCGGGCTGGAGAAGTTCGATAACTTCGTTCAGGCGTTTACATTTCATCGTAGTGCTCCTTTCATTGATAGGGACACGTTAGCAGGGTCAATCCCACAATAAAAGAGGCGACATTCGTGAATCAGTGCCGAGGAGTGACTGGCATCGTGCTTGCCGGGGGAAGAGCGACGCGCATGGGCGGGAAAGATAAGGGTTTACAGTTACTTAATGGCAAACCTCTATGGCAGCACGTTGCCGCTACGCTGAGTGGACAGGTTGAAACGATGGCTATCAGCGCTAACCGCCATATCGAGATTTATCAGCAAAGCGGGTATCCGGTATTTCGGGATAGTTTAGCGGATTACCCTGGCCCACTGGCCGGTATGTTGAGTGTTATGCAGCAGTCTGACGGGGAGTGGTTTCTCTTTTGTCCGTGCGATACGCCGTTTATTCCATCCTGTCTGGCTGAACGTCTTACTCAGCAGCGCAAAGACGCGCCCGTGGTCTGGGTTTATGACGGTGAGCGCGATCATCCCACTATTGCGTTAATGAATCGGGCATTGATTCCTGAACTGCAGGATTATCTGGCAGCAGGAGAGCGGCGTGTGATGGTGTTTATGCGCCAGTCTGGCGGCCACTCCGTTGATTTCAGCGATCTGAAGTCTGCTTTTATTAACGTCAACACGACTGAGGATTTGCAAACGATGCAGGGGAAAGAATGAAACCTGTTCTAGCGATCGCCGCCTGGAGCGGCACCGGGAAAACGTCGCTTTTGAAGAAGCTGATACCAGCCCTGTGCGCGCAGGGGATCCGTCCTGGGCTGATTAAACATACTCATCACAACATGGATATCGATAAGCCGGGGAAAGACAGCTACGAGCTGCGCAAAGCCGGTGCGGCACAAACCATGGTCGCCAGCGATCAGCGATGGGCATTGATGACGGAAACACCTGAGGAAGAGGTGCTGAATTTGGATTATCTGGTGAGTCGAATGGACCATTCTACGCTGGATCTGGTGCTGGTTGAGGGGTTTAAACATGAATCCGTGGCGAAGATTTTGCTTTTCAGAAGCGATGCGGGGCATGAGATCGAGGAACTAACTGTGGATCAGCATGTGATTGCGGTCGCCAGCGACGTTTCGTTATCGCTTGAAGTTCCGGTGCTGGATTTGAATGATACTGATGCGATTGTAGGGTTTATTCGGGGATGGATGGCAGGATGCTGACGCGTTGTCAGCTTTTTATTAACGACAAAAACGCAAAAAGGCCATCCTTTCGGATGGCCTCTTCACTTAATTGATGCCTGGCAGTTCCCTACTCTCACATGGGGAGACCCCACACTACCATCGGCGCTACGGCGTTTCACTTCTGAGTTCGGCATGGGGTCAGGTGGGACCACCGCGCTAAAGCCGCCAGGCAAATTCTGTTATCAACCCGCTTTGGCCGGTTGATTAATCTGTTATCAGGCTGAAAATCTAAGTCTCTGCTTTCGCCAAAACATCTTCGGCGTTGTAAGGTTAAGCCTCACGGTTCATTAGTACTGGTTAGCTCAATACATCGCTGCACTTACACACCCAGCCTATCAACGTCGTAGTCTTCAACGTTCCTTCAGGACCCTTAAAGGGTCAGGGAGAACTCATCTCGGGGCAAGTTTCGTGCTTAGATGCTTTCAGCACTTATCTTTTCCGCATTTAGCTACCGGGCAATGCCATTGGCATGACAACCCGAACACCAGTGATGCGTCCACTCCGGTCCTCTCGTACTAGGAGCAGCCCCCCTCAATTCTCCAGCGCCCACGGCAGATAGGGACCGAACTGTCTCACGACGTTCTAAACCCAGCTCGCGTACCACTTTAAACGGCGAACAGCCGTACCCTTGGGACCTACTTCAGCCCCAGGATGTGATGAGCCGACATCGAGGTGCCAAACACCGCCGTCGATATGAACTCTTGGGCGGTATCAGCCTGTTATCCCCGGAGTACCTTTTATCCGTTGAGCGATGGCCCTTCCATTCAGAACCACCGGATCACTATGACCTGCTTTCGCACCTGCTCGAGCCGTCACTCTCGCAGTCAAGCTAGCTTATGCCATTGCACTAACCTCCTGATGTCCGACCAGGATTAGCTAACCTTCGTGCTCCTCCGTTACTCTTTAGGAGGAGACCGCCCCAGTCAAACTACCCACCAGACACTGTCCGCAACCCGGATTACGGGTCTACGTTAGAACACCAGCCATTAAAGGGTGGTATTTCAAGGTCGGCTCCACGCAGACTGGCGTCCACGCTTCAAAGCCTCCCACCTATCCTACACATCAAGGACCAGTGTTCAGTGTCAAGCTATAGTAAAGGTTCACGGGGTCTTTCCGTCTTGCCGCGGGTACACTGCATCTTCACAGCGAGTTCAATTTCACTGAGTCTCGGGTGGAGACAGCCTGGCCATCATTACGCCATTCGTGCAGGTCGGAACTTACCCGACAAGGAATTTCGCTACCTTAGGACCGTTATAGTTACGGCCGCCGTTTACCGGGGCTTCGATCAAGAGCTTCGCGTTGCCGCTAACCCCATCAATTAACCTTCCGGCACCGGGCAGGCGTCACACCGTATACGTCCACTTTCGTGTTTGCACAGTGCTGTGTTTTTAATAAACAGTTGCAGCCAGCTGGTATCTTCGACTGGTTTCAGCTCCGTCCGCAGGGACTTCACCTACACACCAGCGTGCCTTCTCCCGAAGTTACGGCACCATTTTGCCTAGTTCCTTCACCCGAGTTCTCTCAAGCGCCTTGGTATTCTCTACCTGACCACCTGTGTCGGTTTGGGGTACGATTTGATGTTACCTGATGCTTAGAGGCTTTTCCTGGAAGCAGGGCATTTGTTACTTCAGCACCGTAGTGCCTCGTCATCACACCTCAGCGTTAAAAAAGGTCCGGATTTACCTAAACCTTCCGCCTACATGCTTAAACCGGGACAACCGTCGCCCGGCTAACATAGCCTTCTCCGTCCCCCCTTCGCAGTAACACCGAGTACAGGAATATTAACCTGTTTCCCATCGACTACGCCTTTCGGCCTCGCCTTAGGGGTCGACTCACCCTGCCCCGATTAACGTTGGACAGGAACCCTTGGTCTTCCGGCGAGCGGGCTTTTCACCCGCTTTATCGTTACTTATGTCAGCATTCGCACTTCTGATACCTCCAGCACCCCTCACAGGACACCTTCAACGGCTTACAGAACGCTCCCCTACCCAACAACGCCTAAGCGTCGCTGCCGCAGCTTCGGTGCATGGTTTAGCCCCGTTACATCTTCCGCGCAGGCCGACTCGACCAGTGAGCTATTACGCTTTCTTTAAATGATGGCTGCTTCTAAGCCAACATCCTGGCTGTCTGTGCCTTCCCACATCGTTTCCCACTTAACCATGACTTTGGGACCTTAGCTGGCGGTCTGGGTTGTTTCCCTCTTCACGACGGACGTTAGCACCCGCCGTGTGTCTCCCGTGATAACATTCTTCGGTATTCGTAGTTTGCATCGGGTTGGTAAGCCGGGATGGCCCCCTAGCCGAAACAGTGCTCTACCCCCGAAGATGAGTTCACGAGGCGCTACCTAAATAGCTTTCGGGGAGAACCAGCTATCTCCCGGTTTGATTGGCCTTTCACCCCCAGCCACAAGTCATCCGCTAATTTTTCAACATTAGTCGGTTCGGTCCTCCAGTTAGTGTTACCCAACCTTCAACCTGCCCATGGCTAGATCACCGGGTTTCGGGTCTATACCCTGCAACTTAACGCCCAGTTAAGACTCGGTTTCCCTTCGGCTCCCCTATACGGTTAACCTTGCTACAGAATATAAGTCGCTGACCCATTATACAAAAGGTACGCAGTCACCCCATAAAAGAGGCTCCCACTGCTTGTACGTACACGGTTTCAGGTTCTTTTTCACTCCCCTCGCCGGGGTTCTTTTCGCCTTTCCCTCACGGTACTGGTTCACTATCGGTCAGTCAGGAGTATTTAGCCTTGGAGGATGGTCCCCCCATATTCAGACAGGATACCACGTGTCCCGCCCTACTCTTCGAGTTCACAACGTGTGCATTTTTGTGTACGGGACTATCACCCTGTACCGTCGGACTTTCCAGACCGTTCCACTAACACACGCGCTGATTCAGACTCTGGGCTCCTCCCCGTTCGCTCGCCGCTACTGGGGGAATCTCGGTTGATTTCTTTTCCTCGGGGTACTTAGATGTTTCAGTTCCCCCGGTTCGCCTCATGCCACTATGTATTCATGACATGATAGTGTGTCGAAACACACTGGGTTTCCCCATTCGGGTATCGCCGGGTCAAAGGTTCATATCACCTCGCCGACGCTTATCGCAGATTAGCACGCCCTTCATCGCCTCTGACTGCCAGGGCATCCACCGTGTACGCTTAGTCGCTTAACCTCACAACCCGAAGATGTTTCGTAAAACATCTCGTGTTGCGAAAATTTGAGAGACTCGAACACACCGTCACTCTGTTCTTATTACGGAGAACAGACGCAGCGTGTCGTTTCAATTTTCAGCTTGATCCAGATTTTTAAAGAGCAAATATCTCAAACATGACTCGGAAGTCAGTTTTGAGATATTGAGGCAGGTGACTTTCACTCACAAACCAGCAAGTGGCGTCCCCTAGGGGATTCGAACCCCTGTTACCGCCGTGAAAGGGCGGTGTCCTGGGCCTCTAGACGAAGGGGACGTGTAGTCTCAATCGCAAGACGCCTTGCTATTTACTTTTCATCAGACAATCTGTGTGAGCACTACAAAGGCAGGTTCTTTCAGGTAAGGAGGTGATCCAACCGCAGGTTCCCCTACGGTTACCTTGTTACGACTTCACCCCAGTCATGAATCACAAAGTGGTAAGCGCCCTCCCGAAGGTTAAGCTACCTACTTCTTTTGCAACCCACTCCCATGGTGTGACGGGCGGTGTGTACAAGGCCCGGGAACGTATTCACCGTAGCATTCTGATCTACGATTACTAGCGATTCCGACTTCATGGAGTCGAGTTGCAGACTCCAATCCGGACTACGACGCACTTTATGAGGTCCGCTTGCTCTCGCGAGGTCGCTTCTCTTTGTATGCGCCATTGTAGCACGTGTGTAGCCCTACTCGTAAGGGCCATGATGACTTGACGTCATCCCCACCTTCCTCCAGTTTATCACTGGCAGTCTCCTTTGAGTTCCCGGCCGAACCGCTGGCAACAAAGGATAAGGGTTGCGCTCGTTGCGGGACTTAACCCAACATTTCACAACACGAGCTGACGACAGCCATGCAGCACCTGTCTCACGGTTCCCGAAGGCACTAAAGCATCTCTGCTAAATTCCGTGGATGTCAAGAGTAGGTAAGGTTCTTCGCGTTGCATCGAATTAAACCACATGCTCCACCGCTTGTGCGGGCCCCCGTCAATTCATTTGAGTTTTAACCTTGCGGCCGTACTCCCCAGGCGGTCGACTTAACGCGTTAGCTCCGGAAGCCACTCCTCAAGGGAACAACCTCCAAGTCGACATCGTTTACGGCGTGGACTACCAGGGTATCTAATCCTGTTTGCTCCCCACGCTTTCGCACCTGAGCGTCAGTCTTTGTCCAGGGGGCCGCCTTCGCCACCGGTATTCCTCCAGATCTCTACGCATTTCACCGCTACACCTGGAATTCTACCCCCCTCTACAAGACTCTAGCCTGCCAGTTTCGAATGCAGTTCCCAGGTTGAGCCCGGGGATTTCACATCCGACTTGACAGACCGCCTGCGTGCGCTTTACGCCCAGTAATTCCGATTAACGCTTGCACCCTCCGTATTACCGCGGCTGCTGGCACGGAGTTAGCCGGTGCTTCTTCTGCGAGTAACGTCAATCACTGTGGTTATTAACCACAATGCCTTCCTCCTCGCTGAAAGTACTTTACAACCCGAAGGCCTTCTTCATACACGCGGCATGGCTGCATCAGGCTTGCGCCCATTGTGCAATATTCCCCACTGCTGCCTCCCGTAGGAGTCTGGACCGTGTCTCAGTTCCAGTGTGGCTGGTCATCCTCTCAGACCAGCTAGGGATCGTCGCCTAGGTGAGCCATTACCCCACCTACTAGCTAATCCCATCTGGGCACATCTGATGGCAAGAGGCCCGAAGGTCCCCCTCTTTGGTCTTGCGACGTTATGCGGTATTAGCTACCGTTTCCAGTAGTTATCCCCCTCCATCAGGCAGTTTCCCAGACATTACTCACCCGTCCGCCGCTCGTCACCCGAGAGCAAGCTCTCTGTGCTACCGCTCGACTTGCATGTGTTAGGCCTGCCGCCAGCGTTCAATCTGAGCCATGATCAAACTCTTCAATTTAAGTTTGATGCTCGTGAATTAAACTTCGTAATGAATTACGTATGTTCACTCAGAGACTTTGGTATTCATTTAGCGTCTTTCGACGTTAGAATCCATGTCACTTTGAGTGCCCACACAGATTGTCTGATAAATTGTTAAAGAGCAGTGCAACGCGGCTTTCGCTCACCGTTGCGAGGTCCCGTATAATACGTTTTCCTCATTCAGAGTCAAGCGTTTAATTTCGCTTTTCTCTGTCGGCGTTCATCGCTGAACCTCTGCTGCTACGGCGGCTTGCGTGCCGTTGTTCCGTGTCAGTGGAGGCGCATTATAGGGAGTTATTCTGAGGTGACAAGAGGAAATGTAAAAAAACTTTCTAACCGTGTTTTTTTTCACCAATACGCCCGCGAATGAGCCATTAATTGCTCTATTTGCTGTTCCTGCAGCCACAATCACACTCCAGATGGCATACTAAATAGCATGAACCATTAAGGAATAAGAGCGATGCCCTTAAGCGCGCAACAGCTGGCAGCCCAAAAAAACCTCTCTTATGTGCTGGCAGAAAAACTGGCTCAGCGGATTCTGGCAGGAAAATACACGCCAGGAAGTATTCTCCCAGGCGAAATGGAGCTGGGTGAGCAGTTTGGCGTGAGCCGTACCGCCGTTCGTGAAGCAGTAAAAACCTTAACCGCGAAAGGAATGGTGCTCCCGCGCCCGCGCATCGGGACACGCGTGATGCCTCAGAGCAACTGGAACTTCCTCGATCAGGAACTGCTCTCCTGGTGGATGACCGAAGAGAACTTTCAGCAGGTCGTTGAACACTTCCTTATTATGCGTAGCAGCCTGGAGCCGCAAGCCTGCCTCCTCGCCGCCATGCAAGGCAGCGCCGAACAGAAAGCCCAGCTCAACACGTTGATGGACGAAATGACCTTCCTGAAGCAGCATTTCAACCGCCAGCGCTGGATTGAAGTGGATATGTCCTGGCATGAACAAATCTACGCGATGAGCGGAAACCCCTTCCTGACCTCCTTTGCCTCCCTGTTCCATTCGGTGTACCACACCTACTTTGCTTCTATTACTCAGAATGACGTGGTGAAGCTGGATCAGCACCAGGCTATTGTCGATGCCATTCAGGACAGCGACGGACAACGGGCGTTACTCGCCTGCCAGATTTTATTAGCGACACCACACCAACAACCGGACAATCAATGATTGAGAAAAAAGCACGCAGCATGGCGGGATTGCCATGGATTGCGGCAATGGCTTTCTTTATGCAGGCGCTGGATGCCACCATTCTTAACACGGCCCTCCCGGCCATCGCCGAAAGCCTCAACCGTTCTCCACTGGCGATGCAATCCGCCATCATCAGCTATACGCTGACCGTCGCGATGCTGATCCCGGTCAGCGGCTGGCTGGCGGACCGCTTCGGCACGCGGCGGGTTTTCATGCTCGCTGTGACGCTGTTTACCCTCGGCTCGCTGGCCTGTGCGCTTTCGACCTCCTTATCCGAGCTGGTTGTCTTCCGCATTCTGCAGGGCATTGGTGGCGCGATGATGATGCCGGTCGCACGCCTGGCGTTACTCCGCGCTTATCCGCGCAGCGAACTGCTGCCGGTGCTGAACTTCGTCACCATGCCCGGGCTGGTTGGCCCGATCCTCGGCCCGGTTCTCGGCGGCGTACTGGTGACCTGGGCGAGCTGGCACTGGATATTCCTGATTAACATTCCGATTGGCGTGGCCGGTCTTTGCTACGCCCGCAAATACATGCCGAACTTCACCACGCCGAAGCGCAGCTTCGATATGGGAGGATTTTTCCTGTTCGGTCTGAGCCTGGTCCTGTTCTCGACTGGCATGGAGTTATTCGGCGAGAAAATCGTTGCCACCTGGATCGCCCTTTCCATCATCCTGAGCGGCATCCTGCTTTTCCTTCTTTATATACGTCACGCGCGCCGTCATCCGACGCCTCTCATTTCATTGCTGCTGTTCAAAACCCGAACCTTCTCGGTGGGCATTGCCGGAAACATCGCCTCGCGCCTGGGAACAGGCTGCGTGCCGTTTCTGATGCCGCTGATGTTGCAGGTCGGGTTTGGTTATCCGGCGCTGATTGCCGGATGCATGATGGCGCCGACCGCCGTCGGCTCTATTCTGGCGAAATCCATGGTGACGCAGATCCTGCGCAGACTGGGCTATCGTAAAACCCTGGTGGGCGTCACCGTCTTCATCGGCCTGATGATTGCGCAGTTTTCGCTCCAGTCCGCCGCCTTCCCGGCGTGGATGCTGTTACTCCCGCTCTTTATCTTAGGGATGGCGATGTCGATCCAGTTCACCTCGATGAATACCATCAGCCTCGCCGATCTCACGGATGAAAACGCCAGCGGCGGCAACAGCGTGCTGGCTGTCACGCAGCAGCTGTCGATAAGTCTTGGGGTTGCAGTGAGCGCAGCGGTGCTGCGCGTCTATGAAGGGATGGAAGGGACGAACACGGTGGAGCAGTTCCACTACACCTTTATAACGATGGGCGTCCTGACGGTGGTCTCGGCGCTGGTGTTTATGCTGCTCAAGCCCAAAGACGGTCGCAATCTGATTAAAGATCGCCACCCGCCGAAACAGAACCGCGTTCCATCAGAACAGGAGTAAGCTGCAGCCGCTGCTGCTGAAGGGCGGGCTGCGCCATCCGATGAATCAACACGTCGATCGCCAGCTCGCCCAGCTCATCTTTCGGCTGATGAATCGTGGTCAGCGGCGGCGTCATATACTGAGCCAGTTCGATATCATCGTACCCAATCACCGCCATATCCTGAGGGACGCATAATCCAGCCTGATACAGCGCCTGATACGCGCCAAAAGCCATCGCATCGTTGCCGATAAAGACCGCCTGCGGTCGCACGTCCTGCGCCAGCAGTTTTTGCATCGCTTCAAAACCACCGTTAAATTCAAAATCACCGGTAATGCGATACCCGTCCGGAACCGGCAGGCCCGCGCGATCCATGGCCGCAAGATACCCTTCCAGACGCAAACGCGCCGGGGTTTTATCCAGCGGTCCGGTAATGCAGGCGATGCGGGTGTAGCCTTTGTCGATCAGGTGTTGCGTCGCCATATCCCCGCCGAGCAGGGAGTTATCCTGAATCAGATCGCTGGTCCCGTCGAAGGGTGCCCAGTCCATCATCACCGTCGGAACCGACGGATAGCGCTGCATAATTTCTTTCGAGGGCTGGTGCGTTTCGGTACAGAGCAGCAGCAATCCGTCGACGCGCTTTTGCATCAACGTTTCCAGATTACGGTTCATGCGCTGTTCGTCACCTTCGGTGTTACACAGCACCAGGCTGTAACCGCGTTCGAAACAGCTGCGTTCAACGCCGCGCACCAGCTCAGAATAGAACGGGTTGGTACTGGCAGTGATCAGCATGCCGATGGTGTGGGTCTGATTAAGCTTGAGACTGCGCGCGAGCGCCGAAGGAGCGTAGTTGAGGTCTTTGACGGCAGCTTCGACTTTTTCCCGTATCGCCTCGCTGACGAAGCGATCCTTATTGATGACGTGGGAAACCGTCGAGGTAGAAACGCCCGCCATGCGGGCGACATCTTTCATTGTGGCCAAGCGTTACCCCTGCTGACTCAAAAATTCATCAATCTCTTTGCGCCATGGAACCGAAGGCTGTGCCCCTTTGCGCGTCACCGCAATTGCCGCAGCGGCATGCGCAAAGCGAATGGCGTTGTCGAGCGACCCACCTTCCAGCAGCGCCGTGACCAGCGCACCGTTAAAGGTGTCTCCCGCGGCGATGGTATCAATGGCCTTAACGTTAAAACCGGGAACGCGACGACCTTCGCCGTTAACGCTCGCCCATACGCCGCGACTGCCCAGCGTAATGATGACCGTGCCGATACCTTTATCGTGCAGCGCCTGAGCGGCACGCGCCGCGTCGTCATCATTTTCCACGCGAATGCCCGTCAGCTTTTCAGCTTCCGTTTCGTTCGGGGTGATGATGTCCACCAGCGCCAGCAACTCGTCTGATAATAGACGCGCTGGAGCAGGGTTAAGTACGACAGTGGTATGATTTTCATGTGCAATTTTCGCGGCCGCCAGCACGCTTTCCACCGGCGACTCGAGCTGCATTAGCAGCGCTTCGGCGTTGGCAATCAGCCCACGCTGTTCTTCTACACGCTCAATATTCAGCGCCGCATTGGCTCCCGCATGAATACCGATAACATTCTCACCTTCCGCGTTGACGAAGATCAGCGCCACGCCGGTTGATTCGCCCGCCACCACGCTGACCGGCGCAATATCAATATTGTCGCTCTCCAGCTGCTTACGCACGCGCTCGCCGGTGTCGTCATCACCCGTACAGGCGATAAAGGCAATGTGCGCCCCGCTGCGTC
It includes:
- a CDS encoding serine/threonine protein kinase; protein product: MNDTAFTFQTLNPDTIMDALFEKGIRVDSGLTPLNSYENRVYQFQDEDRQRFVVKFYRPKRWSAEQIQEEHQFALDLVNDDVPVAAPIQFNNQSLLTHQGYYFAVFPSLGGRQFEADNIDQMEWVARYLGRIHQTGRKKTFNVRPTIGIQEYLTEPRQVFETSTLIPKALKADFLKATDALIAAVTERWDDQTDILRLHGDCHAGNILWRDGPLFVDLDDARMGPAIQDLWMLLNGDKAEQRMQLETIIEAYEEFSPFNSDEIALIEPLRAMRFVYYLAWLIRRWDDPAFPKNFPWLTGEDYWRSQTTTFIQQVKVLQEPPLQLTPMY
- the mdtD gene encoding multidrug transporter subunit MdtD; the protein is MIEKKARSMAGLPWIAAMAFFMQALDATILNTALPAIAESLNRSPLAMQSAIISYTLTVAMLIPVSGWLADRFGTRRVFMLAVTLFTLGSLACALSTSLSELVVFRILQGIGGAMMMPVARLALLRAYPRSELLPVLNFVTMPGLVGPILGPVLGGVLVTWASWHWIFLINIPIGVAGLCYARKYMPNFTTPKRSFDMGGFFLFGLSLVLFSTGMELFGEKIVATWIALSIILSGILLFLLYIRHARRHPTPLISLLLFKTRTFSVGIAGNIASRLGTGCVPFLMPLMLQVGFGYPALIAGCMMAPTAVGSILAKSMVTQILRRLGYRKTLVGVTVFIGLMIAQFSLQSAAFPAWMLLLPLFILGMAMSIQFTSMNTISLADLTDENASGGNSVLAVTQQLSISLGVAVSAAVLRVYEGMEGTNTVEQFHYTFITMGVLTVVSALVFMLLKPKDGRNLIKDRHPPKQNRVPSEQE
- the mobA gene encoding molybdenum cofactor guanylyltransferase MobA, translated to MNQCRGVTGIVLAGGRATRMGGKDKGLQLLNGKPLWQHVAATLSGQVETMAISANRHIEIYQQSGYPVFRDSLADYPGPLAGMLSVMQQSDGEWFLFCPCDTPFIPSCLAERLTQQRKDAPVVWVYDGERDHPTIALMNRALIPELQDYLAAGERRVMVFMRQSGGHSVDFSDLKSAFINVNTTEDLQTMQGKE
- the rbsR gene encoding ribose operon transcriptional repressor RbsR — translated: MATMKDVARMAGVSTSTVSHVINKDRFVSEAIREKVEAAVKDLNYAPSALARSLKLNQTHTIGMLITASTNPFYSELVRGVERSCFERGYSLVLCNTEGDEQRMNRNLETLMQKRVDGLLLLCTETHQPSKEIMQRYPSVPTVMMDWAPFDGTSDLIQDNSLLGGDMATQHLIDKGYTRIACITGPLDKTPARLRLEGYLAAMDRAGLPVPDGYRITGDFEFNGGFEAMQKLLAQDVRPQAVFIGNDAMAFGAYQALYQAGLCVPQDMAVIGYDDIELAQYMTPPLTTIHQPKDELGELAIDVLIHRMAQPALQQQRLQLTPVLMERGSVSAGGDL
- a CDS encoding FadR/GntR family transcriptional regulator, producing MPLSAQQLAAQKNLSYVLAEKLAQRILAGKYTPGSILPGEMELGEQFGVSRTAVREAVKTLTAKGMVLPRPRIGTRVMPQSNWNFLDQELLSWWMTEENFQQVVEHFLIMRSSLEPQACLLAAMQGSAEQKAQLNTLMDEMTFLKQHFNRQRWIEVDMSWHEQIYAMSGNPFLTSFASLFHSVYHTYFASITQNDVVKLDQHQAIVDAIQDSDGQRALLACQILLATPHQQPDNQ
- the mobB gene encoding molybdopterin-guanine dinucleotide biosynthesis protein MobB, encoding MKPVLAIAAWSGTGKTSLLKKLIPALCAQGIRPGLIKHTHHNMDIDKPGKDSYELRKAGAAQTMVASDQRWALMTETPEEEVLNLDYLVSRMDHSTLDLVLVEGFKHESVAKILLFRSDAGHEIEELTVDQHVIAVASDVSLSLEVPVLDLNDTDAIVGFIRGWMAGC
- a CDS encoding YihD family protein — translated: MKCKRLNEVIELLQPAWQKEPELNLMQFLQKLAKESGYDGELTDLSDDILIYHLKMRDSDKDAAIPGIKKDYEEDFKTALLRARGVIKE
- the dsbA gene encoding thiol:disulfide interchange protein DsbA gives rise to the protein MKKIWLALAGMILAFSASAAQFSDGKQFTTLEKPVAGEPQVLEFFSFYCPHCYQFEEVLHVSDNVKKKLPEGTKMTKYHVEFLGPLGKDLTQAWAVALALGVEDQVTAPMFEAVQKTQTVQTVADIRKVFVDAGVKGEDYDAAWNSFVVKSLVAQQEKAAADLQLQGVPAMFVNGKYQVNPQGMDTSSMDIFVQQYAETVKYLVEKK
- the rbsK gene encoding ribokinase; amino-acid sequence: MKTAVNLVVLGSINADHILNLDTFPTPGETVTGNQYQVAFGGKGANQAVAAGRSGAHIAFIACTGDDDTGERVRKQLESDNIDIAPVSVVAGESTGVALIFVNAEGENVIGIHAGANAALNIERVEEQRGLIANAEALLMQLESPVESVLAAAKIAHENHTTVVLNPAPARLLSDELLALVDIITPNETEAEKLTGIRVENDDDAARAAQALHDKGIGTVIITLGSRGVWASVNGEGRRVPGFNVKAIDTIAAGDTFNGALVTALLEGGSLDNAIRFAHAAAAIAVTRKGAQPSVPWRKEIDEFLSQQG